A DNA window from Tachysurus vachellii isolate PV-2020 chromosome 20, HZAU_Pvac_v1, whole genome shotgun sequence contains the following coding sequences:
- the LOC132863681 gene encoding putative nuclease HARBI1, whose protein sequence is MFKGQYNGYLLGDRGYPCLPYLMTPYPEPEPGPQTRFNLAHSRTRAKVEMTIGILKSRFQCLRGLRVSPERAGDIIVASVVLHNIATIRGESHPPCIEEDGPEEHLQILEARD, encoded by the exons ATGTTTAAGG GACAGTACAATGGTTACTTGCTGGGGGACAGAGGATACCCTTGTCTGCCCTATTTAATGACACCCTACCCTGAACCTGAGCCTGGACCACAGACACGGTTTAACCTGGCTCACAGCCGAACACGGGCCAAGGTGGAGATGACTATAGGGATCCTCAAATCTCGGTTTCAGTGTCTGCGTGGGCTCCGGGTTAGTCCAGAGAGGGCAGGCGACATTATAGTGGCTTCTGTTGTGCTTCACAATATTGCCACTATAAGAGGAGAGAGCCACCCTCCTTGTATTGAGGAAGATGGCCCAGAGGAACACCTACAGATTTTAGAGGCCAGAGACTGA